One Pocillopora verrucosa isolate sample1 chromosome 10, ASM3666991v2, whole genome shotgun sequence genomic window carries:
- the LOC131788401 gene encoding stAR-related lipid transfer protein 3-like isoform X1: MMMSSLVSQDYDAESGSHHSAPGTSYPSSGLATSATHRRFSPARRLFCLLALFDFLATLFIWILYAHGLCGEFKEVIKSDVQKYNFKKSLCDLVMLALWRMTVLLLAYALFVSRKWYAVGLTTGSSTVFLLVKVILMEFTSPKDGTSAYLYYVLVLSSLILSWVEVWVFDFKVIPAETKEEQRQFREERRSLLRNENRRHLTPYSTISDNAFYTPEASDEESENDREEAGNLTLSQEDQEFIQRGKETMEITWERMRLNDGWKTEKAKDGVVVESRVIPLPAGGKKIYRLTGSLDAKADEVFNLVIKHPEDAHKWGGDITASFVIRQIDENTDIVYNSTSEAGGGMVSSRDFVNLRRWEKRGDVFVSCNVSVECDEMPPKKEHVRAANGPGGWAIREAEGNPSGTEYVWLFDVDLKGWLPQSVIDAAMSFMLFQTGQGLKAYIQEQLG; the protein is encoded by the exons ATGATGATGAGCTCTTTGGTTAGTCAAGATTATGATGCAGAATCAGGAAGCCATCATTCCGCCCCCGGTACCAGTTATCCCTCATCAGGTTTGGCTACTTCAGCAACGCATCGCAGATTTTCCCCAGCTCGACGGCTTTTTTGTCTTCTTGCACTCTTCGATTTCTTGGCCACCTTGTTTATTTGGATTTTGTACGCGCAT GGTTTATGTGGTGAGTTTAAGGAAGTTATCAAATCTGATGTTCAGaagtacaattttaaaaaatctttgtgtGATTTAGTG ATGTTGGCATTGTGGCGGATGACTGTTCTTCTTCTTGCTTATGCCCTATTTGTGAGCCGAAAGTGGTATGCTGTAGGG tTGACAACAGGCAGCTCAACTGTTTTTCTTCTAGTCAAAGTCATATTAATGGAATTCACG TCTCCAAAAGATGGAACCAGCGCATATTTGTACTATGTCCTAGTCTTGTCGTCGCTTATTTTATCGTGGGTAGAAGTTTGGGTTTTTGATTTTAAG GTTATCCCTGCTGAGACCAAAGAGGAGCAGCGCCAGTTTCGAG AAGAGAGGAGGTCATTGTTACGAAATGAAAACCGCAG GCACCTGACTCCTTATTCGACAATTTCGGACAATGCTTTTTACACACCAGAAG CGTCTgatgaagaaagtgaaaatgatAGGGAAGAGGCTGGTAATTTGACCTTGTCTCAAGAG GATCAAGAATTTATTCAGAGAGGGAAAGAAACGATGGAGATAACCTGGGAAAGAATGCGTCTTAATGATGGTTGGAAAACGGAAAAAGCTAAG GATGGAGTTGTTGTAGAAAGTAGAGTGATTCCGCTACCCGCAGGTGGAAAGAAAATATACAGATTAACG GGCTCTTTAGACGCCAAAGCAGATGAGGTTTTTAATCTGGTTATTAAGCATCCTGAGGATGCACACAAATGGGGAGGAGACATAACAGCTTCCTTT GTCATACGTCAAATTGATGAAAATACGGATATTGTTTATAATTCCACTAGTGAAGCCGGCGGTGGAATGGTGTCTAGTCG GGATTTTGTAAATTTGCGTCGATGGGAAAAGCGAGGAGATGTGTTTGTTTCGTGCAACGTATCAGTTGAATGTGATGAGATGCCACCCAAAAAGGAGCATGTCAG aGCCGCAAATGGTCCAGGTGGCTGGGCTATACGGGAGGCTGAAGGGAATCCCAGCGGTACTGAATATGTTTGGCTGTTCGACGTGGACCTGAAG GGATGGTTACCGCAGTCAGTAATTGACGCTGCCATGTCCTTCATGTTGTTCCAGACAGGACAAGGATTAAAGGCTTACATCCAGGAACAACTCGGCTGA
- the LOC131788401 gene encoding stAR-related lipid transfer protein 3-like isoform X2: MMMSSLVSQDYDAESGSHHSAPGTSYPSSGLATSATHRRFSPARRLFCLLALFDFLATLFIWILYAHGLCGEFKEVIKSDVQKYNFKKSLCDLVMLALWRMTVLLLAYALFVSRKWYAVGSPKDGTSAYLYYVLVLSSLILSWVEVWVFDFKVIPAETKEEQRQFREERRSLLRNENRRHLTPYSTISDNAFYTPEASDEESENDREEAGNLTLSQEDQEFIQRGKETMEITWERMRLNDGWKTEKAKDGVVVESRVIPLPAGGKKIYRLTGSLDAKADEVFNLVIKHPEDAHKWGGDITASFVIRQIDENTDIVYNSTSEAGGGMVSSRDFVNLRRWEKRGDVFVSCNVSVECDEMPPKKEHVRAANGPGGWAIREAEGNPSGTEYVWLFDVDLKGWLPQSVIDAAMSFMLFQTGQGLKAYIQEQLG, encoded by the exons ATGATGATGAGCTCTTTGGTTAGTCAAGATTATGATGCAGAATCAGGAAGCCATCATTCCGCCCCCGGTACCAGTTATCCCTCATCAGGTTTGGCTACTTCAGCAACGCATCGCAGATTTTCCCCAGCTCGACGGCTTTTTTGTCTTCTTGCACTCTTCGATTTCTTGGCCACCTTGTTTATTTGGATTTTGTACGCGCAT GGTTTATGTGGTGAGTTTAAGGAAGTTATCAAATCTGATGTTCAGaagtacaattttaaaaaatctttgtgtGATTTAGTG ATGTTGGCATTGTGGCGGATGACTGTTCTTCTTCTTGCTTATGCCCTATTTGTGAGCCGAAAGTGGTATGCTGTAGGG TCTCCAAAAGATGGAACCAGCGCATATTTGTACTATGTCCTAGTCTTGTCGTCGCTTATTTTATCGTGGGTAGAAGTTTGGGTTTTTGATTTTAAG GTTATCCCTGCTGAGACCAAAGAGGAGCAGCGCCAGTTTCGAG AAGAGAGGAGGTCATTGTTACGAAATGAAAACCGCAG GCACCTGACTCCTTATTCGACAATTTCGGACAATGCTTTTTACACACCAGAAG CGTCTgatgaagaaagtgaaaatgatAGGGAAGAGGCTGGTAATTTGACCTTGTCTCAAGAG GATCAAGAATTTATTCAGAGAGGGAAAGAAACGATGGAGATAACCTGGGAAAGAATGCGTCTTAATGATGGTTGGAAAACGGAAAAAGCTAAG GATGGAGTTGTTGTAGAAAGTAGAGTGATTCCGCTACCCGCAGGTGGAAAGAAAATATACAGATTAACG GGCTCTTTAGACGCCAAAGCAGATGAGGTTTTTAATCTGGTTATTAAGCATCCTGAGGATGCACACAAATGGGGAGGAGACATAACAGCTTCCTTT GTCATACGTCAAATTGATGAAAATACGGATATTGTTTATAATTCCACTAGTGAAGCCGGCGGTGGAATGGTGTCTAGTCG GGATTTTGTAAATTTGCGTCGATGGGAAAAGCGAGGAGATGTGTTTGTTTCGTGCAACGTATCAGTTGAATGTGATGAGATGCCACCCAAAAAGGAGCATGTCAG aGCCGCAAATGGTCCAGGTGGCTGGGCTATACGGGAGGCTGAAGGGAATCCCAGCGGTACTGAATATGTTTGGCTGTTCGACGTGGACCTGAAG GGATGGTTACCGCAGTCAGTAATTGACGCTGCCATGTCCTTCATGTTGTTCCAGACAGGACAAGGATTAAAGGCTTACATCCAGGAACAACTCGGCTGA